From one Pseudanabaena sp. FACHB-2040 genomic stretch:
- a CDS encoding family 10 glycosylhydrolase, producing MTNPHSALVATVLAALGIGLGGALSPQSAQALSLGQFYREQPQRISIGAGLGPLATAIAQLPAVVLPLQANLTEPAADSTPPTSAQILPGLPSRSPLSLPRPRPGGVDPADQVAPAIIDLDAQNRPINPVLSMTMREELNNLIGRFESALLTANSSQQPTKVSLDQAAPVLTASANTSPVESDGTVLHPALLEARQLLNEWNDLIAQGKYAIARQRWQAVRQSLWDNLPTDRPSAQAEIRAIWLDRGTLVQARSPEGLAQVFDRMAAAGVNTVFVETVNAGYPIYPSSVAPNRNPLISSWDPLKAAVDLGHERGMSVHAWIWTFAVGNQVHNRLLNLPLDYPGPLLTLHPDWAGYDNLGNVVPPGQTKPFLDPANPEVRSYLMRLISEIITNYEVDGLQLDYIRYPFQDPGAGRSYGYGTAARWRFRAMTGIDPLQLATGPGQNATEAERRFHRQMWDRWTDFRVQQISSFVQEVSLMARRQRPDLILSTAVFARPELERRHKIQQDWGTWASQGYVDWIVLMSYAEDTNRFAQLVEPWLVSQTFGRALVIPGIRLLNLPQPAALDQILATRDLPASGYALFAATDLNQSLEAMLSRTQGQTATPLRGNSRQASFQMAHARYQSLQQEWNLLLSNRQLWMEQPVLTPWVEEVNRLGEDLEALAAEPSARRSRDAKLRLEKVRSALNERVLVQTTNSSYRLQTWQHRLTAIEQLLAHGEGVR from the coding sequence ATGACAAACCCTCACTCTGCTTTGGTTGCCACTGTCCTCGCTGCCCTGGGGATAGGATTGGGTGGGGCGCTCAGCCCCCAATCTGCTCAGGCCCTGTCCCTGGGGCAGTTTTACCGGGAACAGCCCCAGCGCATTTCTATAGGGGCAGGCCTAGGACCTTTAGCAACTGCGATCGCACAGCTGCCCGCAGTCGTCTTGCCGCTCCAGGCAAATCTCACCGAACCTGCCGCTGACTCTACACCACCCACCTCTGCGCAGATACTGCCTGGTCTGCCGTCTCGTTCACCCCTTTCCTTGCCTCGGCCCAGGCCGGGGGGTGTTGATCCGGCAGACCAGGTCGCGCCCGCCATCATTGATCTCGATGCTCAAAACCGGCCAATCAATCCGGTGCTGTCGATGACTATGCGAGAGGAGCTAAATAATTTAATCGGTCGGTTTGAAAGCGCCCTGTTGACGGCAAACTCTTCTCAGCAGCCAACTAAGGTCAGTTTAGACCAGGCCGCTCCGGTGCTGACGGCCTCTGCCAATACCTCACCGGTCGAGTCAGACGGCACTGTGCTGCATCCTGCTCTGCTAGAGGCGCGGCAGCTGCTCAATGAGTGGAATGATTTGATTGCCCAGGGAAAATATGCGATCGCACGTCAGCGCTGGCAGGCCGTGCGTCAGTCACTCTGGGACAATTTACCCACCGATCGCCCCAGCGCCCAAGCCGAAATTCGCGCTATCTGGCTGGATCGGGGTACTCTGGTGCAGGCTCGCTCCCCTGAAGGGTTGGCCCAAGTCTTTGACCGCATGGCTGCCGCTGGAGTTAACACCGTCTTTGTCGAAACCGTTAACGCGGGCTATCCCATTTATCCCAGCAGCGTTGCGCCCAACCGCAACCCCCTAATTTCAAGCTGGGATCCACTCAAGGCAGCGGTTGACCTGGGTCACGAGCGAGGCATGTCAGTTCACGCTTGGATCTGGACCTTTGCGGTTGGAAACCAGGTGCACAACCGGCTGCTCAACCTACCCCTCGACTACCCCGGCCCTCTGCTCACCCTACACCCCGACTGGGCCGGATACGACAACCTGGGCAACGTCGTGCCTCCTGGCCAAACCAAGCCCTTTCTTGACCCGGCCAACCCAGAAGTTCGCAGCTATTTAATGCGGCTGATTTCAGAGATCATCACCAACTACGAGGTCGATGGGCTACAGCTCGACTATATTCGCTACCCCTTTCAAGATCCTGGCGCAGGCCGCAGCTACGGCTACGGCACGGCAGCTCGCTGGCGGTTTCGGGCCATGACCGGTATCGATCCACTGCAGTTGGCCACCGGCCCCGGTCAAAACGCAACCGAGGCCGAGCGCCGCTTCCACCGACAGATGTGGGATCGCTGGACCGATTTTCGGGTGCAGCAGATCTCCTCCTTTGTGCAAGAAGTCTCGCTGATGGCGCGGCGGCAGCGGCCCGACTTGATTCTCTCCACCGCCGTGTTTGCCCGCCCTGAACTAGAGCGCCGCCACAAGATCCAGCAGGACTGGGGCACCTGGGCCAGCCAAGGCTATGTAGACTGGATCGTGCTGATGAGCTACGCCGAAGACACCAATCGGTTTGCCCAGTTGGTGGAGCCCTGGCTGGTTTCCCAAACCTTTGGCCGAGCCTTAGTGATTCCCGGCATTCGGCTACTGAACCTGCCCCAGCCCGCCGCCCTCGATCAGATCTTAGCCACCCGCGATCTACCCGCCTCTGGCTACGCTCTATTTGCCGCCACTGACCTGAACCAGAGCCTAGAAGCAATGCTCAGCCGCACCCAGGGCCAGACGGCTACCCCCTTAAGGGGCAATTCCCGGCAGGCCTCTTTTCAAATGGCCCACGCTCGCTACCAGTCTCTACAGCAGGAGTGGAATCTGCTGCTGAGCAACCGCCAGCTGTGGATGGAGCAGCCAGTGCTGACCCCTTGGGTAGAAGAGGTCAACCGCCTGGGCGAGGATCTAGAGGCGCTGGCCGCAGAGCCCTCCGCCCGCCGCTCGCGCGATGCCAAGCTTCGTTTGGAGAAAGTTCGCAGCGCCCTTAACGAGCGGGTGCTGGTACAGACGACCAACAGCAGCTACCGACTACAAACCTGGCAGCATCGGCTGACGGCTATCGAACAGCTGCTAGCCCACGGTGAAGGGGTTCGATAG
- a CDS encoding glucosyl-3-phosphoglycerate synthase — MDYKQELITTIHDLGCDLEQLEARLTELSQTQPTAVLIPSLYEELERPALTLIRDQLSQCAFVNNVVICLYADTWEQYVKAVQFFEPLPQPTFVLWENGPRITQILQDLQERGLDLLQFRGKGRAVWMGLGVATLDAVAIALHDADITTYDRSYPLKLLYPILEREFGIAFSKAYYARLGETPRSMHGRVTRLFVTPLVTSLMELFGYRDYLRYLDAYRYPLSGEFALTSDLALTTRIPANWGLEVGLLAEVYRNVALKRVAQVDLGLFEHKHQAIGTAVDQGLQKMCRDILQSILRTLTETEQVVIGPDHIRALRVKYRREAQNLARQFFVDARFNNLVYDRHAEEVTLECFERVILHSGEQYLNDPTGTQIPDWTRALAVIPNLREQIQDAAISDMADARAALAGHSQPATVTLSLS, encoded by the coding sequence ATGGATTACAAGCAGGAGCTCATCACAACTATCCACGATCTCGGCTGTGATTTGGAGCAGCTAGAAGCTCGTTTGACCGAGCTGAGCCAGACCCAACCGACGGCAGTTTTAATTCCCTCGCTTTATGAAGAGCTAGAGCGACCTGCATTAACGCTGATCCGAGATCAATTGAGCCAGTGTGCCTTTGTCAACAACGTCGTTATTTGTCTTTACGCTGACACCTGGGAGCAGTACGTCAAAGCGGTGCAGTTTTTTGAGCCCCTGCCCCAACCCACCTTTGTCCTTTGGGAAAATGGCCCCCGGATTACGCAGATTCTTCAAGATTTGCAGGAGCGGGGACTGGATCTGCTGCAGTTTCGCGGCAAAGGTCGGGCGGTTTGGATGGGCCTGGGAGTGGCCACGCTGGATGCGGTTGCGATCGCACTTCACGACGCCGACATCACAACCTACGATCGCTCCTACCCACTGAAGCTGCTCTATCCTATCCTGGAGCGGGAGTTTGGTATTGCCTTCAGCAAAGCCTACTACGCCCGTTTGGGAGAAACGCCTCGCAGCATGCACGGGCGGGTCACACGGCTGTTTGTCACGCCCCTGGTCACGTCTTTAATGGAGCTGTTTGGCTACCGCGACTATTTGCGCTACCTAGATGCTTACCGCTACCCCCTCTCCGGTGAGTTTGCCCTGACCAGCGATCTGGCTCTAACCACCCGCATTCCGGCCAACTGGGGGCTAGAGGTGGGACTGCTGGCCGAGGTCTATCGCAATGTAGCGCTCAAGCGGGTGGCCCAGGTGGATCTGGGCCTATTTGAGCACAAGCATCAGGCCATTGGCACCGCAGTCGATCAGGGTCTGCAAAAGATGTGCCGCGACATCCTTCAGTCCATCCTGCGGACGCTGACTGAAACCGAACAGGTGGTGATTGGCCCTGACCACATTCGAGCACTGCGAGTGAAATATCGTCGAGAGGCCCAAAACCTGGCGCGCCAGTTTTTTGTCGATGCCCGGTTTAACAACCTGGTCTACGACCGGCATGCTGAGGAGGTCACTCTAGAGTGCTTTGAGCGGGTAATTCTGCACTCTGGGGAGCAGTATCTAAACGATCCCACCGGCACCCAGATCCCCGACTGGACACGTGCTCTGGCAGTTATTCCAAACCTACGTGAGCAGATCCAGGATGCGGCGATTTCTGATATGGCCGATGCTCGTGCCGCTTTGGCAGGGCACTCCCAGCCTGCCACGGTAACGCTGAGCCTGAGCTGA
- the priA gene encoding primosomal protein N' yields MQRQSLPSVLPKNPLDWEGLREGGTVADGGNTYITPEPKWVEVLVDCPGAQGLYTYGVPPELEVQPGDILSVPFGHQQVGAIALRLATQLPETVAAQQIRPVEGILNRRFFSPTYWQLLEQVASYYQTSLMQVIRTALPPGLLARSQRRVRLCPNPVPLAAAALQPAAATLLAHLHKAPNGNYTWQHLQKLSNGNRRALQQLIEQGWVESYLAPPQPPRPKQRQAVTLLNPDNTALSPRQQEILAILKRQGGDLWLNEALQICQTTSATLKRLAASGHLLIEAREVLRRPTDTPDLQPDQAKPLTPAQQQALAAISQQTHHCQMLLHGVTGSGKTEVYLQAIAPHLAAGQSALVLVPEIGLTPQLTDRFRRRFGSQVCVYHSALSDGERYDTWRQMLSGQPQVVIGTRSAIFAPLPRLGILILDEEHDSSFKQDSPAPCYHARTVAQWRAQLEDCPLVLGSATPSLETWLACFSPNQGTNPCPPISPPSSLIPPLSSPPSTHYLSLPQRVHARPHPPVKVVDMREELQVGNRSIFSHPLQAALRKMKAEGNQGLLFIHRRGHSSFVSCRSCGHVMMCPHCDVSLSYHQPNRDSATTLQCHYCGYVRSHPRNCPECASPYLKHFGSGTQRVVNALAETFPDLTCIRFDSDTTRTKGSHRALLTRFAQGGADLLVGTQMLTKGIDLPQVTLVGIVAADGLLYMNDYWASERAFQTLTQVAGRAGRGDQPGQVILQTYTPEHPVVEAVQQQAYDTFIEAEWAQRQALAYPPAGRLALVRLSSPDPEAVQQAAKAAAAHLQKLIADCKGYELLGPVPAPVLRVARRYRWQLLLKCQPNQPLPDLTSLRKQAPAHVSLTVDIDPLNLS; encoded by the coding sequence ATGCAGCGGCAGTCACTGCCCTCAGTACTCCCCAAAAACCCTCTAGACTGGGAAGGATTGCGCGAGGGAGGAACCGTGGCCGACGGGGGAAACACCTATATAACGCCAGAGCCGAAGTGGGTTGAAGTTCTGGTAGATTGCCCCGGAGCCCAGGGCCTCTATACCTATGGCGTGCCGCCCGAGCTGGAGGTGCAGCCAGGAGACATTCTCAGCGTTCCCTTTGGTCATCAGCAGGTGGGTGCGATCGCACTACGTCTCGCCACCCAGCTTCCTGAAACCGTTGCCGCCCAGCAGATCCGTCCGGTTGAAGGCATCCTCAATCGCCGTTTCTTCTCCCCCACTTATTGGCAGCTGCTAGAGCAGGTGGCTAGCTACTACCAAACCTCGCTGATGCAGGTGATCCGCACCGCCCTGCCGCCGGGGTTGCTAGCCCGCTCTCAGCGCCGTGTACGGCTCTGCCCCAACCCAGTTCCGCTTGCCGCCGCTGCCCTCCAGCCTGCCGCTGCTACCCTGCTGGCCCACCTACATAAAGCCCCCAATGGCAACTACACCTGGCAGCACCTGCAAAAGCTTAGTAACGGCAACCGCCGCGCCCTGCAGCAGCTCATTGAACAAGGCTGGGTAGAGAGCTATTTAGCCCCGCCGCAACCGCCCCGGCCCAAGCAGCGGCAGGCTGTAACCCTGCTCAACCCCGACAATACTGCCTTGAGCCCCCGTCAGCAAGAGATTTTGGCCATTCTTAAGCGGCAGGGGGGCGATCTCTGGCTCAATGAAGCTCTGCAGATCTGCCAAACTACCAGCGCTACCCTAAAGCGGCTAGCCGCCAGCGGTCATCTGCTAATCGAGGCGAGAGAAGTGCTGCGTCGCCCTACCGATACGCCCGATCTGCAGCCCGACCAAGCCAAACCTCTGACCCCTGCTCAGCAGCAGGCCCTAGCCGCAATCAGCCAGCAAACCCACCACTGTCAGATGCTGCTCCACGGCGTTACCGGTTCAGGCAAGACTGAGGTCTACCTCCAGGCGATCGCACCCCATCTGGCCGCTGGTCAATCGGCCCTAGTGCTGGTGCCCGAAATCGGCCTCACCCCTCAGCTTACCGATCGTTTTCGCCGCCGCTTTGGTTCGCAGGTCTGCGTCTACCACAGCGCCCTCTCCGATGGCGAACGCTACGACACCTGGCGGCAAATGCTCAGCGGCCAACCCCAAGTCGTGATCGGCACGCGCTCTGCTATTTTCGCCCCCCTGCCCCGCCTGGGCATTCTCATTCTCGATGAGGAGCACGACAGCAGTTTCAAGCAAGACAGCCCCGCCCCCTGCTACCATGCCCGCACCGTTGCCCAGTGGCGAGCTCAACTAGAGGATTGCCCTCTGGTACTGGGTTCGGCTACGCCTTCGTTAGAGACGTGGTTGGCCTGTTTTTCCCCGAACCAGGGCACAAACCCTTGCCCCCCTATCAGCCCTCCCTCCTCTCTCATTCCTCCTCTCTCCTCCCCGCCCTCCACCCACTACCTCTCCCTACCCCAGCGCGTCCATGCCCGACCCCACCCGCCGGTCAAGGTTGTGGACATGCGCGAGGAACTGCAGGTAGGCAACCGCAGCATTTTTAGCCATCCCCTACAGGCGGCCCTACGCAAGATGAAAGCCGAGGGCAACCAGGGTCTGCTATTTATCCATCGTCGAGGCCACAGCAGCTTTGTCTCCTGCCGCAGTTGTGGCCATGTGATGATGTGCCCTCACTGCGATGTGTCGCTGTCGTATCACCAGCCTAACCGAGATAGTGCGACAACTCTGCAATGTCACTACTGTGGGTATGTGCGATCGCATCCTCGCAACTGTCCTGAATGCGCCTCGCCCTACCTAAAGCACTTTGGCAGCGGCACCCAGCGGGTAGTTAACGCCCTAGCCGAAACGTTCCCAGACTTAACCTGCATCCGCTTCGACAGCGACACCACCCGCACTAAGGGGTCGCATCGGGCATTACTGACCCGCTTTGCCCAGGGCGGCGCAGATCTGCTGGTCGGCACCCAAATGTTGACCAAAGGCATTGACCTACCCCAGGTAACGCTGGTGGGCATTGTCGCTGCTGATGGCCTCCTATATATGAATGACTACTGGGCGAGCGAGCGAGCCTTTCAAACGCTGACTCAGGTGGCCGGCCGGGCCGGTCGGGGCGATCAGCCCGGCCAAGTGATCCTTCAGACCTACACGCCAGAGCACCCCGTGGTGGAGGCGGTGCAGCAGCAGGCATACGATACCTTTATCGAGGCAGAATGGGCCCAGCGACAGGCCCTAGCCTACCCTCCCGCCGGACGACTTGCGCTAGTTCGGCTCTCTAGCCCCGACCCAGAGGCGGTGCAGCAGGCAGCCAAAGCGGCAGCCGCACACCTGCAAAAACTAATTGCTGACTGCAAAGGATATGAACTGCTCGGCCCGGTTCCGGCCCCAGTTTTGCGAGTGGCCCGCCGCTACCGGTGGCAGCTATTGCTAAAGTGCCAGCCCAATCAGCCCCTACCCGATCTCACATCGCTCAGAAAGCAGGCTCCAGCTCACGTCAGCTTAACCGTGGATATTGATCCGCTGAACCTGTCGTGA
- a CDS encoding RpoD/SigA family RNA polymerase sigma factor, which produces MAAAFNPGSESPIDWPELSQAELSVVFSEAGTNFAEVDHETGPESAHWDEDKEVLAKFSSSDDLANIGLTGYSKTLTDDAVGAFFKEMARYPLLNPSEEIELARQVRFLSQVDDLKENLCKTLSRPPSRTELAAGLNLSEAQFSQKLHQGRSAKRRMIRSNLRLVVSIAKRYLNRGVPFLDLIQEGALGLNRATEKFDPDKGYKFSTYAYWWIRQGITRTIANDARTIRLPIHIVEKLNKLKKAHRDLRRELHRNPTEHELAAALDVTVDQLRSLQQVRRRSLSLNHRVGKGEDTELMELLEDSNTQSPESKISETMMRQEISSVLAEVLTEREKDIITLRYGLATGETHTLEEVGGMFNLSRERVRQIQTKAMRKLRRPQVAARLKGWLK; this is translated from the coding sequence ATGGCTGCTGCTTTTAACCCTGGCTCAGAAAGTCCAATTGACTGGCCCGAACTCAGTCAAGCTGAATTGTCCGTTGTTTTCTCTGAAGCGGGAACTAACTTCGCTGAGGTCGACCATGAGACCGGGCCGGAGTCAGCCCACTGGGACGAAGATAAAGAAGTTCTGGCGAAATTTTCTTCCTCCGACGATCTGGCTAATATCGGATTAACCGGCTACAGTAAAACCCTCACTGATGATGCGGTAGGGGCCTTTTTCAAGGAGATGGCCCGCTATCCTCTGCTTAACCCCAGTGAAGAAATTGAGCTGGCCCGGCAGGTGCGCTTTTTAAGTCAGGTTGATGACCTGAAAGAGAACCTTTGTAAAACGCTGTCTCGGCCCCCCAGTCGTACTGAGCTAGCGGCCGGTCTTAACCTCAGCGAAGCCCAGTTTAGCCAGAAGTTGCACCAGGGGCGCTCAGCTAAACGGCGGATGATTCGTTCCAATCTTCGGCTGGTTGTTTCAATTGCTAAGCGCTATCTAAATCGGGGTGTGCCCTTTCTCGATCTAATTCAAGAAGGAGCCCTCGGACTGAATCGGGCAACCGAGAAATTTGACCCCGATAAAGGGTATAAATTCTCTACCTATGCTTATTGGTGGATCCGTCAGGGCATTACCCGCACCATTGCCAACGATGCTCGTACTATTCGCCTACCCATTCACATTGTTGAAAAGCTCAACAAACTAAAGAAAGCCCACCGCGATCTGCGGCGAGAACTGCATCGCAATCCCACCGAACATGAACTGGCGGCAGCCCTCGATGTCACCGTTGATCAGTTGCGTAGTTTACAGCAGGTGCGACGACGCTCTCTATCGCTCAACCATCGGGTTGGGAAGGGGGAAGACACGGAGCTGATGGAGCTGCTCGAAGATAGCAATACTCAGTCTCCTGAGTCGAAAATTAGTGAGACAATGATGCGCCAGGAGATTTCCAGTGTCTTGGCAGAAGTGTTGACCGAACGGGAAAAAGATATCATCACCTTGCGCTATGGATTAGCGACGGGTGAAACCCATACTCTAGAGGAAGTCGGGGGCATGTTTAACCTGTCCCGTGAGCGGGTGCGCCAAATTCAAACCAAGGCCATGCGAAAGCTGCGTCGGCCTCAGGTTGCTGCCCGATTAAAAGGGTGGTTGAAGTAA
- the trxB gene encoding thioredoxin-disulfide reductase, which produces MASPAVENVVIIGSGPAGYTAAIYAARANLKPFMFEGYQAGGLPGGQLMTTTEVENFPGFPDGITGPILMDQMKAQALRWGTEMVTEDVIAVDLSQRPFVVRSEEREVKAHSLIIATGATARRLGLPSELEFWNKGISACAICDGATPIFKNADLAVIGGGDSAAEEAVYLTKYGSHVHLLVRGGQMRASKAMQDRVLKNPKITVHWYTEAVDAYGDNLMKGLRLRDTQTGEERDLPVRGLFYAIGHTPNTGLFKGQLDLDDVGYIQVKPGTVATSVEGVFAAGDVQDHEYRQAITAAGTGCMAALLAERYLVANDLLQEFHQSAASEKPEEEGRVAEYKQVAEFDPDTTRHVGGYALRKLYHESDRLIIVKYASPTCGPCHTLKPILNKVVDEFEGRIHYIEIDITEDPDIAESAGVTGTPTVQFFKDKAMVGEFRGMKQKSQYREMVQQNLGAVPVA; this is translated from the coding sequence ATGGCCAGTCCAGCGGTGGAAAATGTCGTAATTATTGGGTCGGGGCCAGCGGGCTACACGGCCGCAATTTACGCAGCGCGGGCTAACCTGAAGCCTTTCATGTTCGAGGGGTATCAGGCAGGAGGGCTGCCCGGCGGACAGTTAATGACCACTACTGAGGTCGAAAATTTCCCCGGTTTCCCTGATGGCATCACCGGTCCGATTTTAATGGACCAGATGAAAGCCCAAGCCCTGCGTTGGGGCACTGAAATGGTGACGGAAGACGTCATTGCAGTGGATCTGAGCCAACGGCCCTTTGTAGTGCGTTCAGAAGAAAGAGAGGTCAAAGCCCACAGCCTAATCATTGCCACGGGCGCTACGGCTCGCCGACTGGGCCTGCCCTCAGAACTAGAGTTTTGGAACAAGGGCATCTCGGCCTGCGCCATTTGTGATGGGGCCACTCCTATTTTCAAGAATGCAGATTTGGCCGTAATTGGTGGCGGCGATTCGGCAGCAGAAGAAGCTGTGTATCTGACCAAGTACGGTTCCCACGTGCATTTGCTGGTGCGAGGTGGCCAGATGCGGGCCAGCAAAGCTATGCAGGATCGAGTGCTGAAAAATCCTAAAATCACAGTTCACTGGTATACCGAAGCGGTTGATGCCTATGGTGACAACCTGATGAAAGGACTGCGCTTGCGCGATACCCAAACGGGCGAAGAACGTGATCTGCCGGTGCGGGGTCTGTTCTACGCCATTGGCCACACTCCCAACACTGGCCTCTTTAAGGGGCAACTCGATCTAGATGATGTGGGCTACATCCAGGTCAAGCCTGGTACAGTAGCCACCAGTGTTGAGGGCGTTTTTGCCGCTGGAGACGTGCAGGATCACGAATACCGTCAGGCAATTACGGCAGCGGGCACTGGCTGTATGGCGGCTCTGCTAGCTGAGCGGTATTTGGTCGCCAATGACCTGCTGCAGGAGTTTCACCAGAGCGCAGCGTCTGAAAAGCCGGAAGAAGAAGGCCGGGTGGCCGAGTATAAGCAGGTAGCCGAGTTTGACCCCGACACAACTCGCCATGTTGGCGGCTATGCTCTGCGTAAGCTCTACCACGAGAGCGATCGCCTGATTATTGTGAAATACGCTTCCCCCACCTGTGGCCCCTGTCATACCCTGAAGCCGATTTTGAACAAGGTGGTAGACGAGTTTGAGGGCCGGATTCACTACATCGAAATCGATATCACTGAAGATCCCGATATTGCTGAGTCGGCAGGCGTGACGGGCACTCCCACTGTCCAGTTCTTTAAGGACAAGGCAATGGTGGGCGAGTTCCGGGGCATGAAGCAAAAGAGCCAGTATCGCGAAATGGTTCAGCAAAACCTGGGCGCGGTTCCGGTTGCCTGA
- the ilvA gene encoding threonine ammonia-lyase, biosynthetic: MVYAAIAPSSPMHCDYLERILTARVYDVAQETPLDLAPNLSARLNNRLLLKREDMQSVFSFKLRGAYNKMAQLPPDLLALGVIASSAGNHAQGVALGARQLGTRAIIVMPTTTPQVKVDAVRALGGEVVLHGEAYDDAYLHARELEAEKGLTFIHPFDDPDVIAGQGTIGMEILRQCQPPIHAIFVAIGGGGLISGIAAYVKRLRPEIKIIGVEPIEADAMSRSLKAGERVRLDHVGLFADGVAVRQVGEETFRLCQQYVDDVILVGTDDICAAIKDVFEDTRSILEPAGALAIAGAKAYVERENIQDQTLVAVACGANMNFDRLRFVAERAELGERREAIFAVTIPEEPGSLKKFCECIGKRNLTEFNYRIADEKEAHIFVGLQIQDREDALRTAQNFESNGFRTLDLTDDELTKLHLRHLVGGKSPLAHDELLYRFEFPERPGALMKFVNSMSPDWNISLFHYRNNGSDHGRIVTGIQVPPHEMAEWQAFLDTLGYPYWDENKNPAYRLFLG; this comes from the coding sequence ATGGTTTATGCGGCCATTGCACCCTCCTCGCCCATGCACTGCGACTACCTGGAAAGAATTCTCACGGCCCGAGTTTATGATGTGGCTCAAGAAACGCCACTAGACCTGGCTCCTAATCTGTCTGCCCGGCTCAACAACAGGCTATTGCTGAAGCGAGAGGACATGCAGTCTGTCTTCTCCTTCAAGCTGCGGGGAGCCTACAACAAAATGGCCCAGCTCCCACCTGATCTATTGGCTCTAGGCGTGATTGCCTCTTCTGCAGGCAACCATGCCCAGGGCGTTGCTCTGGGGGCACGTCAGCTCGGTACTCGCGCCATCATTGTCATGCCTACGACCACGCCCCAGGTCAAGGTCGATGCCGTTCGGGCTCTGGGGGGTGAGGTGGTGCTGCACGGTGAAGCTTACGACGATGCCTACCTCCACGCCCGTGAACTCGAAGCTGAAAAAGGGCTCACCTTTATCCACCCCTTTGACGATCCTGACGTGATTGCTGGACAGGGCACGATCGGCATGGAGATTTTGCGCCAGTGCCAGCCGCCCATTCACGCCATTTTTGTGGCCATTGGCGGCGGCGGCCTAATCTCGGGCATCGCTGCTTACGTGAAGCGGCTGCGGCCTGAGATCAAAATTATTGGGGTAGAGCCAATCGAGGCCGATGCCATGTCCCGTTCTCTCAAAGCCGGTGAGCGCGTGCGGCTGGATCATGTAGGGTTGTTTGCGGATGGGGTGGCAGTGCGTCAGGTGGGCGAAGAAACTTTCCGGCTGTGCCAGCAGTACGTAGACGACGTCATTCTGGTGGGGACAGACGACATCTGTGCGGCGATCAAAGACGTCTTTGAAGATACCCGCTCGATTCTAGAACCGGCAGGCGCACTGGCCATCGCCGGGGCCAAAGCCTACGTAGAGCGAGAAAACATTCAGGATCAAACCCTAGTCGCCGTGGCCTGCGGGGCCAACATGAATTTCGATCGGCTGCGGTTTGTCGCCGAGCGGGCTGAGCTAGGAGAGCGGCGAGAAGCCATCTTTGCAGTGACGATTCCTGAGGAGCCGGGCAGCCTCAAGAAATTCTGTGAGTGCATTGGCAAACGCAACCTGACTGAGTTTAACTACCGCATTGCAGACGAAAAAGAGGCGCATATCTTTGTTGGGCTACAGATTCAGGACCGCGAAGATGCCCTAAGAACTGCCCAAAACTTTGAATCTAACGGCTTTCGCACCTTAGATTTAACCGATGATGAGTTGACCAAGCTGCACCTGCGGCATCTGGTTGGCGGTAAGTCTCCGCTGGCCCACGACGAGCTGCTCTATCGCTTTGAGTTCCCAGAGCGGCCCGGTGCCCTGATGAAATTTGTTAACTCTATGAGCCCGGACTGGAACATCAGTCTGTTTCATTACCGCAACAATGGCTCTGATCATGGGCGCATTGTAACCGGCATTCAGGTGCCGCCCCATGAAATGGCTGAGTGGCAGGCATTTTTAGATACTCTAGGTTATCCCTACTGGGATGAGAACAAGAATCCTGCCTATAGACTTTTCTTGGGCTAG